The genomic stretch GAACATGCGCGAGGACGAAGGGAAGCCATGCAGCAGCACGAGCGTGGGCGCGTCGGCGGGACCGGCTTCGCGATAGAAAATACCGATGCCGTCGACGTTCGCGCGGCGGTACGCGATCAACGTGGAATCGGAAGGGCTGGGTGGCATGGCGTTGTCGTTCATGATGGGCTTCCACGGTTCGCATGAAGGGCGGGTTCAAGCCGCATCATGACGCGGGCGGCGCGCCCGCGGTATCCCTCGCGCGCGACAAACATCCTCCCGAAAAACGGGAGAGTGTGGCGCAGCGATAGGCGTAACTCAGGGACATAACCCAGGGACGTAACCCCGGAACGCACCGCGCTCGACGAAGAACGAACACACTCAAGGAAACAGCGCGGTCGCGTCGAGGTCGGTCATCTTGTCGAGCGTGTCGCGGCGCGAATCGCAGTCGCGGCGGATCACGGCGCCGCGCGCGACCCACACCGCGATCGAGACGAGCGCGAGACTGCCGAGCGACACGAACGCCACGGGATAGCCGAAGCGGTTGGCGAGCCAGCCGCCCAGCAGCGGGCTCAGACAGCCGCCCGCGGCCTCGACGGTGAGCACCGCGCCCTGGCCGAGATTCACGCGCCCGCTGCCGTGCAGCAGATGCACGACGAGCGCCGGAATGGCCACGGCCTGCAAACCCGAACCGAGGCCGTCGAAGATCTGCACGGGCACGATGCCCCATGTCGACGTGAGCCATGCGGCCGTGAGCGCCCGCGCGGGCAGCGTGACGAAGGTCGCGAGCATCACCCACCAGAAGCCGAAGCGGCGGATCAGGCGGCTCGCGATCGTGGCCACGATCAGCATGACAATCTGCGAAATGACGATGTTGGCGGCCGTGATGCCGCTCGCGCCGCCGCGATGGGCGGCCGCGACCGCGAGACTGTAGAGCGGCAGCATCGCCGAATTGCCCAGGCTGAAAGCGGCAAGCACGATGGCGAGCAGCAGCAGCGAACGATTACCGAGCAGAATGCGCAGGCTGTCC from Paraburkholderia acidisoli encodes the following:
- a CDS encoding MFS transporter; the encoded protein is MKPSLPLLAVSFFAADIQAGAGPFLGIYLQAQGWTPDTIGTVITLGAIVGMLVTAPAGALVDALSQRRAVVVAASALTIVAAGVIWLSQGFWPITLAQIATAVAGSVMGPALTGLTLGMAGQKNFDRLYGRNQVANHAGNIAAAVLSGAVGWWLGLPWVFALGALFGVACMAAVLLIPARAVHRHYARGLAHGDADSSPTRADSLRILLGNRSLLLLAIVLAAFSLGNSAMLPLYSLAVAAAHRGGASGITAANIVISQIVMLIVATIASRLIRRFGFWWVMLATFVTLPARALTAAWLTSTWGIVPVQIFDGLGSGLQAVAIPALVVHLLHGSGRVNLGQGAVLTVEAAGGCLSPLLGGWLANRFGYPVAFVSLGSLALVSIAVWVARGAVIRRDCDSRRDTLDKMTDLDATALFP